A window of the Hypomesus transpacificus isolate Combined female chromosome 10, fHypTra1, whole genome shotgun sequence genome harbors these coding sequences:
- the fubp1 gene encoding far upstream element-binding protein 1 isoform X1 — translation MADYSNVAPPSSNAGGGMNDAFKDALQRARQIAAKIGGDGVTPSPTTNEFGYGGQKRPLEDADDCWTSLNSRGHREGMNSPFSDQPETKKVAPNDPFSAAMGGMGGMGGPSRSSSEEFKVPDGMVGFIIGRGGEQISRMQQESGCKIQIAPDSGGMPDRSVTLTGSPDAIQAAKRLLTEIVEKGRPTPAFHHNEGPGMSVQEIMVPASKAGLVIGKGGETIKQLQERAGVKMVMIQEGPQNTGADKPLRISGEPFKVQQAKEMVMELIREQGFREQRGEYGSRMGGGGGGGGGGGGGGGNGGGGGEGLDVPVPRFAVGIVIGRNGEMIKKIQSDTGVRIQFKPDDGSTPERIAQIMGPPDQAQHAAEIISDLLRSVQAGGPPGHGGRGRGRGQGNWNMGPPGGLQEFTFTVPTMKTGLIIGKGGETIKGISQQSGARIELQRNPPPNADPNIKMFTVRGSHQQIDYARQLVEEKIGGPVTPMGGPHGPPGPPGPHGGPSPHGPPGPPAPMGPYNPGPYNQGPPGPHGPPAPYQPQGWGNGFPHWQQGQPDPGKAAADANAAAWAAYYSQYQQQPQAPMTPTGGAPGTAQTNGQGDPQAPGQSGQADYTKAWEEYYKKLGQQSQQPQDYTKAWEEYYKKQGQAAPQATAAAAATQPGGQPDYSAAWAEYYRQQAAYYGTGSPQAMGGAPQAPQGQ, via the exons ATGGCTGACTACTCGAACGTGGCTCCGCCGTCCTCAAATGCTGGTGGTGGAATGAACGACGCGTTTAAAGACGCACTACAGCGAGCACGACAG ATCGCTGCAAAAATTGGAGGAGATGGTGTGACTCCTTCACCTACAACCAACGAATTTGGATACGGTGGCCAGAAGAGGCCCTTGGAAGATGCCG ATGACTGTTGGACAAGTCTGAACAGTAGAGGTCACCGGGAGGGAATGAACTCTCCTTTCTCAG aCCAACCAGAAACAAAAAAGGTGGCACCAAATGACC CTTTTTCGGCAGCAATGGGTGGCATGGGAGGAATGGGTGGTCCCTCCAG ATCGTCTTCAGAGGAATTCAAGGTCCCTGATGGAATGGTTGGATTCA TTATTGGAAGAGGCGGAGAGCAGATATCCCGCATGCAACAGGAATCAGGCTGTAAAATACAGATTGCCCCTG ACAGCGGAGGTATGCCTGATAGGTCGGTGACATTAACCGGATCCCCTGATGCCATCCA GGCTGCTAAGAGGCTGCTAACAGAGATTGTGGAGAAGGGACGACCAACGCCTGCGTTCCACCACAATGAAGGACCAGGGATGTCCGTCCAAGAGATCATGGTCCCTGCCTCCAAAGCTGGCCTGGTGAtcgggaaggggggagagaccaTCAAGCAACTTCAG GAACGAGCCGGCGTGAAGATGGTCATGATCCAAGAAGGACCGCAAAACACAGGCGCCGACAAACCTCTCCGGATATCTGGAGAGCCTTTTAAAGTTCAG cAAGCTAAAGAGATGGTGATGGAGCTGATCAGGGAGCAGGGCttcagggagcagaggggggagtaTGGCTCCcggatgggagggggaggaggcggcggaggaggaggaggaggcggcggtGGCaacggcggaggaggaggagaaggcttaGAT GTCCCGGTCCCTAGATTTGCCGTGGGCATTGTGATCGGCCGAAATGGAGAAATGATCAAGAAAATTCAAAGCGACACAGGTGTTAGGATCCAGTTCAAACCAG ATGATGGCAGCACGCCGGAGAGGATAGCTCAGATCATGGGGCCTCCCGACCAGGCCCAGCATGCGGCGGAGATCATCTCCGACCTGCTGAGGAGCGTCCAGGCTGGGGGGCCTCCTGGCCACGGGGGCAGGGGCCGGGGTCGGGGCCAAGGCAACTGGAACATGGGTCCCCCCGGGGGCCTGCAAGAGTTCACCTTCACTGTCCCTACCATGAAGACTGGCCTGATCATCGGCAAAG GGGGCGAGACCATCAAAGGGATCAGCCAGCAGTCCGGGGCCAGGATCGAGCTGCAGAGGAACCCTCCGCCCAACGCTGACCCCAACATCAAGATGTTCACCGTCCGGGGCTCACACCAACAGATAGACTATGCCAGGCAGCTGGTTGAGGAGAAGATTGGG GGTCCGGTCACACCAATGGGAGGCCCTCAtgggccccctggcccccccggcCCACATGGTGGCCCGTCCCCACACGGCCCCCCTGGGCCTCCTGCTCCCATGGGCCCCTACAACCCGGGCCCCTACAACCAGGGACCACCAGGGCCACA CGGTCCTCCTGCTCCGTACCAGCCTCAGGGCTGGGGCAACGGCTTCCCACACTGGCAGCAGGGCCAGCCAGACCCCG GTAAAGCAGCCGCAGATGCCAACGCAGCAGCCTGGGCAGCCTATTACTCCCAGTACCAGCAGCAGCCTCAGGCCCCCATGACCCCAACCGGCGGAGCCCCGGGAACAGCACAGACCAACGGCCAAG GTGACCCGCAGGCTCCAGGTCAGAGTGGACAGGCAGATTACACCAAGGCCTGGGAGGAATATTACAAGAAATTGG GTCAGCAGAGCCAACAGCCACAGGACTACACAAAGGCATGGGAGGAGTACTACAAGAAACAAG GTCAAGCCGCTCCCCAGGCCACGGCGGCAGCAGCTGCCACCCAGCCAGGCGGCCAGCCGGACTACAGCGCTGCCTGGGCAGAGTACTACCGCCAGCAGGCTGCCTACTACGGCACGGGGAGCCCCCAGGCCATGGGCGGAGCCCCGCAAGCCCCTCAG GGCCAGTAA
- the fubp1 gene encoding far upstream element-binding protein 1 isoform X5, which yields MADYSNVAPPSSNAGGGMNDAFKDALQRARQIAAKIGGDGVTPSPTTNEFGYGGQKRPLEDADQPETKKVAPNDPFSAAMGGMGGMGGPSRSSSEEFKVPDGMVGFIIGRGGEQISRMQQESGCKIQIAPDSGGMPDRSVTLTGSPDAIQAAKRLLTEIVEKGRPTPAFHHNEGPGMSVQEIMVPASKAGLVIGKGGETIKQLQERAGVKMVMIQEGPQNTGADKPLRISGEPFKVQQAKEMVMELIREQGFREQRGEYGSRMGGGGGGGGGGGGGGGNGGGGGEGLDVPVPRFAVGIVIGRNGEMIKKIQSDTGVRIQFKPDDGSTPERIAQIMGPPDQAQHAAEIISDLLRSVQAGGPPGHGGRGRGRGQGNWNMGPPGGLQEFTFTVPTMKTGLIIGKGGETIKGISQQSGARIELQRNPPPNADPNIKMFTVRGSHQQIDYARQLVEEKIGGPVTPMGGPHGPPGPPGPHGGPSPHGPPGPPAPMGPYNPGPYNQGPPGPHGPPAPYQPQGWGNGFPHWQQGQPDPGKAAADANAAAWAAYYSQYQQQPQAPMTPTGGAPGTAQTNGQGQQSQQPQDYTKAWEEYYKKQGQAAPQATAAAAATQPGGQPDYSAAWAEYYRQQAAYYGTGSPQAMGGAPQAPQGQ from the exons ATGGCTGACTACTCGAACGTGGCTCCGCCGTCCTCAAATGCTGGTGGTGGAATGAACGACGCGTTTAAAGACGCACTACAGCGAGCACGACAG ATCGCTGCAAAAATTGGAGGAGATGGTGTGACTCCTTCACCTACAACCAACGAATTTGGATACGGTGGCCAGAAGAGGCCCTTGGAAGATGCCG aCCAACCAGAAACAAAAAAGGTGGCACCAAATGACC CTTTTTCGGCAGCAATGGGTGGCATGGGAGGAATGGGTGGTCCCTCCAG ATCGTCTTCAGAGGAATTCAAGGTCCCTGATGGAATGGTTGGATTCA TTATTGGAAGAGGCGGAGAGCAGATATCCCGCATGCAACAGGAATCAGGCTGTAAAATACAGATTGCCCCTG ACAGCGGAGGTATGCCTGATAGGTCGGTGACATTAACCGGATCCCCTGATGCCATCCA GGCTGCTAAGAGGCTGCTAACAGAGATTGTGGAGAAGGGACGACCAACGCCTGCGTTCCACCACAATGAAGGACCAGGGATGTCCGTCCAAGAGATCATGGTCCCTGCCTCCAAAGCTGGCCTGGTGAtcgggaaggggggagagaccaTCAAGCAACTTCAG GAACGAGCCGGCGTGAAGATGGTCATGATCCAAGAAGGACCGCAAAACACAGGCGCCGACAAACCTCTCCGGATATCTGGAGAGCCTTTTAAAGTTCAG cAAGCTAAAGAGATGGTGATGGAGCTGATCAGGGAGCAGGGCttcagggagcagaggggggagtaTGGCTCCcggatgggagggggaggaggcggcggaggaggaggaggaggcggcggtGGCaacggcggaggaggaggagaaggcttaGAT GTCCCGGTCCCTAGATTTGCCGTGGGCATTGTGATCGGCCGAAATGGAGAAATGATCAAGAAAATTCAAAGCGACACAGGTGTTAGGATCCAGTTCAAACCAG ATGATGGCAGCACGCCGGAGAGGATAGCTCAGATCATGGGGCCTCCCGACCAGGCCCAGCATGCGGCGGAGATCATCTCCGACCTGCTGAGGAGCGTCCAGGCTGGGGGGCCTCCTGGCCACGGGGGCAGGGGCCGGGGTCGGGGCCAAGGCAACTGGAACATGGGTCCCCCCGGGGGCCTGCAAGAGTTCACCTTCACTGTCCCTACCATGAAGACTGGCCTGATCATCGGCAAAG GGGGCGAGACCATCAAAGGGATCAGCCAGCAGTCCGGGGCCAGGATCGAGCTGCAGAGGAACCCTCCGCCCAACGCTGACCCCAACATCAAGATGTTCACCGTCCGGGGCTCACACCAACAGATAGACTATGCCAGGCAGCTGGTTGAGGAGAAGATTGGG GGTCCGGTCACACCAATGGGAGGCCCTCAtgggccccctggcccccccggcCCACATGGTGGCCCGTCCCCACACGGCCCCCCTGGGCCTCCTGCTCCCATGGGCCCCTACAACCCGGGCCCCTACAACCAGGGACCACCAGGGCCACA CGGTCCTCCTGCTCCGTACCAGCCTCAGGGCTGGGGCAACGGCTTCCCACACTGGCAGCAGGGCCAGCCAGACCCCG GTAAAGCAGCCGCAGATGCCAACGCAGCAGCCTGGGCAGCCTATTACTCCCAGTACCAGCAGCAGCCTCAGGCCCCCATGACCCCAACCGGCGGAGCCCCGGGAACAGCACAGACCAACGGCCAAG GTCAGCAGAGCCAACAGCCACAGGACTACACAAAGGCATGGGAGGAGTACTACAAGAAACAAG GTCAAGCCGCTCCCCAGGCCACGGCGGCAGCAGCTGCCACCCAGCCAGGCGGCCAGCCGGACTACAGCGCTGCCTGGGCAGAGTACTACCGCCAGCAGGCTGCCTACTACGGCACGGGGAGCCCCCAGGCCATGGGCGGAGCCCCGCAAGCCCCTCAG GGCCAGTAA
- the fubp1 gene encoding far upstream element-binding protein 1 isoform X3: MADYSNVAPPSSNAGGGMNDAFKDALQRARQIAAKIGGDGVTPSPTTNEFGYGGQKRPLEDADQPETKKVAPNDPFSAAMGGMGGMGGPSRSSSEEFKVPDGMVGFIIGRGGEQISRMQQESGCKIQIAPDSGGMPDRSVTLTGSPDAIQAAKRLLTEIVEKGRPTPAFHHNEGPGMSVQEIMVPASKAGLVIGKGGETIKQLQERAGVKMVMIQEGPQNTGADKPLRISGEPFKVQQAKEMVMELIREQGFREQRGEYGSRMGGGGGGGGGGGGGGGNGGGGGEGLDVPVPRFAVGIVIGRNGEMIKKIQSDTGVRIQFKPDDGSTPERIAQIMGPPDQAQHAAEIISDLLRSVQAGGPPGHGGRGRGRGQGNWNMGPPGGLQEFTFTVPTMKTGLIIGKGGETIKGISQQSGARIELQRNPPPNADPNIKMFTVRGSHQQIDYARQLVEEKIGGPVTPMGGPHGPPGPPGPHGGPSPHGPPGPPAPMGPYNPGPYNQGPPGPHGPPAPYQPQGWGNGFPHWQQGQPDPGKAAADANAAAWAAYYSQYQQQPQAPMTPTGGAPGTAQTNGQGDPQAPGQSGQADYTKAWEEYYKKLGQQSQQPQDYTKAWEEYYKKQGQAAPQATAAAAATQPGGQPDYSAAWAEYYRQQAAYYGTGSPQAMGGAPQAPQGQ; encoded by the exons ATGGCTGACTACTCGAACGTGGCTCCGCCGTCCTCAAATGCTGGTGGTGGAATGAACGACGCGTTTAAAGACGCACTACAGCGAGCACGACAG ATCGCTGCAAAAATTGGAGGAGATGGTGTGACTCCTTCACCTACAACCAACGAATTTGGATACGGTGGCCAGAAGAGGCCCTTGGAAGATGCCG aCCAACCAGAAACAAAAAAGGTGGCACCAAATGACC CTTTTTCGGCAGCAATGGGTGGCATGGGAGGAATGGGTGGTCCCTCCAG ATCGTCTTCAGAGGAATTCAAGGTCCCTGATGGAATGGTTGGATTCA TTATTGGAAGAGGCGGAGAGCAGATATCCCGCATGCAACAGGAATCAGGCTGTAAAATACAGATTGCCCCTG ACAGCGGAGGTATGCCTGATAGGTCGGTGACATTAACCGGATCCCCTGATGCCATCCA GGCTGCTAAGAGGCTGCTAACAGAGATTGTGGAGAAGGGACGACCAACGCCTGCGTTCCACCACAATGAAGGACCAGGGATGTCCGTCCAAGAGATCATGGTCCCTGCCTCCAAAGCTGGCCTGGTGAtcgggaaggggggagagaccaTCAAGCAACTTCAG GAACGAGCCGGCGTGAAGATGGTCATGATCCAAGAAGGACCGCAAAACACAGGCGCCGACAAACCTCTCCGGATATCTGGAGAGCCTTTTAAAGTTCAG cAAGCTAAAGAGATGGTGATGGAGCTGATCAGGGAGCAGGGCttcagggagcagaggggggagtaTGGCTCCcggatgggagggggaggaggcggcggaggaggaggaggaggcggcggtGGCaacggcggaggaggaggagaaggcttaGAT GTCCCGGTCCCTAGATTTGCCGTGGGCATTGTGATCGGCCGAAATGGAGAAATGATCAAGAAAATTCAAAGCGACACAGGTGTTAGGATCCAGTTCAAACCAG ATGATGGCAGCACGCCGGAGAGGATAGCTCAGATCATGGGGCCTCCCGACCAGGCCCAGCATGCGGCGGAGATCATCTCCGACCTGCTGAGGAGCGTCCAGGCTGGGGGGCCTCCTGGCCACGGGGGCAGGGGCCGGGGTCGGGGCCAAGGCAACTGGAACATGGGTCCCCCCGGGGGCCTGCAAGAGTTCACCTTCACTGTCCCTACCATGAAGACTGGCCTGATCATCGGCAAAG GGGGCGAGACCATCAAAGGGATCAGCCAGCAGTCCGGGGCCAGGATCGAGCTGCAGAGGAACCCTCCGCCCAACGCTGACCCCAACATCAAGATGTTCACCGTCCGGGGCTCACACCAACAGATAGACTATGCCAGGCAGCTGGTTGAGGAGAAGATTGGG GGTCCGGTCACACCAATGGGAGGCCCTCAtgggccccctggcccccccggcCCACATGGTGGCCCGTCCCCACACGGCCCCCCTGGGCCTCCTGCTCCCATGGGCCCCTACAACCCGGGCCCCTACAACCAGGGACCACCAGGGCCACA CGGTCCTCCTGCTCCGTACCAGCCTCAGGGCTGGGGCAACGGCTTCCCACACTGGCAGCAGGGCCAGCCAGACCCCG GTAAAGCAGCCGCAGATGCCAACGCAGCAGCCTGGGCAGCCTATTACTCCCAGTACCAGCAGCAGCCTCAGGCCCCCATGACCCCAACCGGCGGAGCCCCGGGAACAGCACAGACCAACGGCCAAG GTGACCCGCAGGCTCCAGGTCAGAGTGGACAGGCAGATTACACCAAGGCCTGGGAGGAATATTACAAGAAATTGG GTCAGCAGAGCCAACAGCCACAGGACTACACAAAGGCATGGGAGGAGTACTACAAGAAACAAG GTCAAGCCGCTCCCCAGGCCACGGCGGCAGCAGCTGCCACCCAGCCAGGCGGCCAGCCGGACTACAGCGCTGCCTGGGCAGAGTACTACCGCCAGCAGGCTGCCTACTACGGCACGGGGAGCCCCCAGGCCATGGGCGGAGCCCCGCAAGCCCCTCAG GGCCAGTAA
- the fubp1 gene encoding far upstream element-binding protein 1 isoform X4 → MADYSNVAPPSSNAGGGMNDAFKDALQRARQIAAKIGGDGVTPSPTTNEFGYGGQKRPLEDADDCWTSLNSRGHREGMNSPFSDQPETKKVAPNDPFSAAMGGMGGMGGPSRSSSEEFKVPDGMVGFIIGRGGEQISRMQQESGCKIQIAPDSGGMPDRSVTLTGSPDAIQAAKRLLTEIVEKGRPTPAFHHNEGPGMSVQEIMVPASKAGLVIGKGGETIKQLQERAGVKMVMIQEGPQNTGADKPLRISGEPFKVQQAKEMVMELIREQGFREQRGEYGSRMGGGGGGGGGGGGGGGNGGGGGEGLDVPVPRFAVGIVIGRNGEMIKKIQSDTGVRIQFKPDDGSTPERIAQIMGPPDQAQHAAEIISDLLRSVQAGGPPGHGGRGRGRGQGNWNMGPPGGLQEFTFTVPTMKTGLIIGKGGETIKGISQQSGARIELQRNPPPNADPNIKMFTVRGSHQQIDYARQLVEEKIGGPVTPMGGPHGPPGPPGPHGGPSPHGPPGPPAPMGPYNPGPYNQGPPGPHGPPAPYQPQGWGNGFPHWQQGQPDPGKAAADANAAAWAAYYSQYQQQPQAPMTPTGGAPGTAQTNGQGQQSQQPQDYTKAWEEYYKKQGQAAPQATAAAAATQPGGQPDYSAAWAEYYRQQAAYYGTGSPQAMGGAPQAPQGQ, encoded by the exons ATGGCTGACTACTCGAACGTGGCTCCGCCGTCCTCAAATGCTGGTGGTGGAATGAACGACGCGTTTAAAGACGCACTACAGCGAGCACGACAG ATCGCTGCAAAAATTGGAGGAGATGGTGTGACTCCTTCACCTACAACCAACGAATTTGGATACGGTGGCCAGAAGAGGCCCTTGGAAGATGCCG ATGACTGTTGGACAAGTCTGAACAGTAGAGGTCACCGGGAGGGAATGAACTCTCCTTTCTCAG aCCAACCAGAAACAAAAAAGGTGGCACCAAATGACC CTTTTTCGGCAGCAATGGGTGGCATGGGAGGAATGGGTGGTCCCTCCAG ATCGTCTTCAGAGGAATTCAAGGTCCCTGATGGAATGGTTGGATTCA TTATTGGAAGAGGCGGAGAGCAGATATCCCGCATGCAACAGGAATCAGGCTGTAAAATACAGATTGCCCCTG ACAGCGGAGGTATGCCTGATAGGTCGGTGACATTAACCGGATCCCCTGATGCCATCCA GGCTGCTAAGAGGCTGCTAACAGAGATTGTGGAGAAGGGACGACCAACGCCTGCGTTCCACCACAATGAAGGACCAGGGATGTCCGTCCAAGAGATCATGGTCCCTGCCTCCAAAGCTGGCCTGGTGAtcgggaaggggggagagaccaTCAAGCAACTTCAG GAACGAGCCGGCGTGAAGATGGTCATGATCCAAGAAGGACCGCAAAACACAGGCGCCGACAAACCTCTCCGGATATCTGGAGAGCCTTTTAAAGTTCAG cAAGCTAAAGAGATGGTGATGGAGCTGATCAGGGAGCAGGGCttcagggagcagaggggggagtaTGGCTCCcggatgggagggggaggaggcggcggaggaggaggaggaggcggcggtGGCaacggcggaggaggaggagaaggcttaGAT GTCCCGGTCCCTAGATTTGCCGTGGGCATTGTGATCGGCCGAAATGGAGAAATGATCAAGAAAATTCAAAGCGACACAGGTGTTAGGATCCAGTTCAAACCAG ATGATGGCAGCACGCCGGAGAGGATAGCTCAGATCATGGGGCCTCCCGACCAGGCCCAGCATGCGGCGGAGATCATCTCCGACCTGCTGAGGAGCGTCCAGGCTGGGGGGCCTCCTGGCCACGGGGGCAGGGGCCGGGGTCGGGGCCAAGGCAACTGGAACATGGGTCCCCCCGGGGGCCTGCAAGAGTTCACCTTCACTGTCCCTACCATGAAGACTGGCCTGATCATCGGCAAAG GGGGCGAGACCATCAAAGGGATCAGCCAGCAGTCCGGGGCCAGGATCGAGCTGCAGAGGAACCCTCCGCCCAACGCTGACCCCAACATCAAGATGTTCACCGTCCGGGGCTCACACCAACAGATAGACTATGCCAGGCAGCTGGTTGAGGAGAAGATTGGG GGTCCGGTCACACCAATGGGAGGCCCTCAtgggccccctggcccccccggcCCACATGGTGGCCCGTCCCCACACGGCCCCCCTGGGCCTCCTGCTCCCATGGGCCCCTACAACCCGGGCCCCTACAACCAGGGACCACCAGGGCCACA CGGTCCTCCTGCTCCGTACCAGCCTCAGGGCTGGGGCAACGGCTTCCCACACTGGCAGCAGGGCCAGCCAGACCCCG GTAAAGCAGCCGCAGATGCCAACGCAGCAGCCTGGGCAGCCTATTACTCCCAGTACCAGCAGCAGCCTCAGGCCCCCATGACCCCAACCGGCGGAGCCCCGGGAACAGCACAGACCAACGGCCAAG GTCAGCAGAGCCAACAGCCACAGGACTACACAAAGGCATGGGAGGAGTACTACAAGAAACAAG GTCAAGCCGCTCCCCAGGCCACGGCGGCAGCAGCTGCCACCCAGCCAGGCGGCCAGCCGGACTACAGCGCTGCCTGGGCAGAGTACTACCGCCAGCAGGCTGCCTACTACGGCACGGGGAGCCCCCAGGCCATGGGCGGAGCCCCGCAAGCCCCTCAG GGCCAGTAA
- the fubp1 gene encoding far upstream element-binding protein 1 isoform X2, producing the protein MADYSNVAPPSSNAGGGMNDAFKDALQRARQIAAKIGGDGVTPSPTTNEFGYGGQKRPLEDADDCWTSLNSRGHREGMNSPFSDQPETKKVAPNDPFSAAMGGMGGMGGPSRSSSEEFKVPDGMVGFIIGRGGEQISRMQQESGCKIQIAPDSGGMPDRSVTLTGSPDAIQAAKRLLTEIVEKGRPTPAFHHNEGPGMSVQEIMVPASKAGLVIGKGGETIKQLQERAGVKMVMIQEGPQNTGADKPLRISGEPFKVQQAKEMVMELIREQGFREQRGEYGSRMGGGGGGGGGGGGGGGNGGGGGEGLDVPVPRFAVGIVIGRNGEMIKKIQSDTGVRIQFKPDDGSTPERIAQIMGPPDQAQHAAEIISDLLRSVQAGGPPGHGGRGRGRGQGNWNMGPPGGLQEFTFTVPTMKTGLIIGKGGETIKGISQQSGARIELQRNPPPNADPNIKMFTVRGSHQQIDYARQLVEEKIGGPVTPMGGPHGPPGPPGPHGGPSPHGPPGPPAPMGPYNPGPYNQGPPGPHGPPAPYQPQGWGNGFPHWQQGQPDPAAADANAAAWAAYYSQYQQQPQAPMTPTGGAPGTAQTNGQGDPQAPGQSGQADYTKAWEEYYKKLGQQSQQPQDYTKAWEEYYKKQGQAAPQATAAAAATQPGGQPDYSAAWAEYYRQQAAYYGTGSPQAMGGAPQAPQGQ; encoded by the exons ATGGCTGACTACTCGAACGTGGCTCCGCCGTCCTCAAATGCTGGTGGTGGAATGAACGACGCGTTTAAAGACGCACTACAGCGAGCACGACAG ATCGCTGCAAAAATTGGAGGAGATGGTGTGACTCCTTCACCTACAACCAACGAATTTGGATACGGTGGCCAGAAGAGGCCCTTGGAAGATGCCG ATGACTGTTGGACAAGTCTGAACAGTAGAGGTCACCGGGAGGGAATGAACTCTCCTTTCTCAG aCCAACCAGAAACAAAAAAGGTGGCACCAAATGACC CTTTTTCGGCAGCAATGGGTGGCATGGGAGGAATGGGTGGTCCCTCCAG ATCGTCTTCAGAGGAATTCAAGGTCCCTGATGGAATGGTTGGATTCA TTATTGGAAGAGGCGGAGAGCAGATATCCCGCATGCAACAGGAATCAGGCTGTAAAATACAGATTGCCCCTG ACAGCGGAGGTATGCCTGATAGGTCGGTGACATTAACCGGATCCCCTGATGCCATCCA GGCTGCTAAGAGGCTGCTAACAGAGATTGTGGAGAAGGGACGACCAACGCCTGCGTTCCACCACAATGAAGGACCAGGGATGTCCGTCCAAGAGATCATGGTCCCTGCCTCCAAAGCTGGCCTGGTGAtcgggaaggggggagagaccaTCAAGCAACTTCAG GAACGAGCCGGCGTGAAGATGGTCATGATCCAAGAAGGACCGCAAAACACAGGCGCCGACAAACCTCTCCGGATATCTGGAGAGCCTTTTAAAGTTCAG cAAGCTAAAGAGATGGTGATGGAGCTGATCAGGGAGCAGGGCttcagggagcagaggggggagtaTGGCTCCcggatgggagggggaggaggcggcggaggaggaggaggaggcggcggtGGCaacggcggaggaggaggagaaggcttaGAT GTCCCGGTCCCTAGATTTGCCGTGGGCATTGTGATCGGCCGAAATGGAGAAATGATCAAGAAAATTCAAAGCGACACAGGTGTTAGGATCCAGTTCAAACCAG ATGATGGCAGCACGCCGGAGAGGATAGCTCAGATCATGGGGCCTCCCGACCAGGCCCAGCATGCGGCGGAGATCATCTCCGACCTGCTGAGGAGCGTCCAGGCTGGGGGGCCTCCTGGCCACGGGGGCAGGGGCCGGGGTCGGGGCCAAGGCAACTGGAACATGGGTCCCCCCGGGGGCCTGCAAGAGTTCACCTTCACTGTCCCTACCATGAAGACTGGCCTGATCATCGGCAAAG GGGGCGAGACCATCAAAGGGATCAGCCAGCAGTCCGGGGCCAGGATCGAGCTGCAGAGGAACCCTCCGCCCAACGCTGACCCCAACATCAAGATGTTCACCGTCCGGGGCTCACACCAACAGATAGACTATGCCAGGCAGCTGGTTGAGGAGAAGATTGGG GGTCCGGTCACACCAATGGGAGGCCCTCAtgggccccctggcccccccggcCCACATGGTGGCCCGTCCCCACACGGCCCCCCTGGGCCTCCTGCTCCCATGGGCCCCTACAACCCGGGCCCCTACAACCAGGGACCACCAGGGCCACA CGGTCCTCCTGCTCCGTACCAGCCTCAGGGCTGGGGCAACGGCTTCCCACACTGGCAGCAGGGCCAGCCAGACCCCG CAGCCGCAGATGCCAACGCAGCAGCCTGGGCAGCCTATTACTCCCAGTACCAGCAGCAGCCTCAGGCCCCCATGACCCCAACCGGCGGAGCCCCGGGAACAGCACAGACCAACGGCCAAG GTGACCCGCAGGCTCCAGGTCAGAGTGGACAGGCAGATTACACCAAGGCCTGGGAGGAATATTACAAGAAATTGG GTCAGCAGAGCCAACAGCCACAGGACTACACAAAGGCATGGGAGGAGTACTACAAGAAACAAG GTCAAGCCGCTCCCCAGGCCACGGCGGCAGCAGCTGCCACCCAGCCAGGCGGCCAGCCGGACTACAGCGCTGCCTGGGCAGAGTACTACCGCCAGCAGGCTGCCTACTACGGCACGGGGAGCCCCCAGGCCATGGGCGGAGCCCCGCAAGCCCCTCAG GGCCAGTAA